In Actinoplanes derwentensis, the following proteins share a genomic window:
- a CDS encoding vWA domain-containing protein: MNNQPTALIGNPQPVPRTALAKQVLQPNIVVVYVTADGHLERVDGGRTLNLAEGLWSRYRHRIDVDTSDHEIELTINRRQLPSADPAFHFEATLELGYRVHDPVEVVKRRVGGDGLAVVRTRLLEIIRPICRSFEIGGVGQAEATVNSRFLQPVVLSEGIEVYRCHAQLELDADAARHAAQMRTASQQGVLQHIERREQIAGVQLEGDLSAMRARFETDQLRHRVEAIEALNIDEHRLLELFIAQNPNNAAEAINLLNQKDQARLQREDLQNEAMLKRFEFLIANNLLNGAQRTWIIGILTNQVAPGGTPAITVGGPHSGAGRAALPAGNGGAPSASPVVTGPAIRQQPAASAPASDRERGVIRLGPPAVPTQAAPPPQSAPPAPQPAPTPQPAHSPQPARRPATRPAARPSTETPSTRMRLPRSPEPLSPEPAPAPAMPEAGTGGSVHPIYLVLDRSAAAAPWAAQSDAGLAGLVQQLGAQHRGSAGVHLSVIGFGDTARILSPLGPVTPGTTLPDPGYGGTADFAAVFDSLLQRVPLDVSGLKQAGYRVNRPIVFFLSASPPGSDPAWTSVRDRLADRNVLPAAPTMVACGVAGVSPDAIRTVATRPEFGFVADAQIDPATAVTAFWQSVTTSLVSFATALARGESALAVAPPEGFRIVGDEV; encoded by the coding sequence ATGAACAATCAGCCGACGGCGTTGATCGGCAACCCGCAGCCCGTGCCGCGAACGGCACTGGCGAAGCAGGTTCTTCAGCCCAACATCGTGGTCGTCTACGTGACCGCCGACGGTCACCTGGAGCGCGTCGACGGCGGGCGGACACTCAACCTCGCCGAGGGGTTGTGGTCCCGGTACCGCCACCGGATCGACGTCGACACCAGTGACCACGAGATCGAACTGACCATCAACCGGCGGCAGCTCCCGTCGGCCGACCCGGCGTTCCACTTCGAGGCGACGCTGGAGCTCGGCTACCGGGTACACGACCCGGTCGAGGTGGTGAAACGCCGGGTCGGCGGGGACGGGCTGGCCGTCGTGCGAACCCGGCTGCTCGAGATCATCCGCCCGATCTGCCGCTCGTTCGAGATCGGCGGGGTCGGGCAGGCGGAGGCGACGGTCAACTCGCGTTTCCTGCAACCGGTGGTGCTCAGCGAGGGCATCGAGGTGTACCGCTGCCATGCTCAGCTCGAACTCGACGCCGACGCGGCCCGGCACGCGGCTCAGATGCGGACCGCGTCGCAACAGGGTGTGCTGCAGCACATCGAGCGGCGGGAGCAGATCGCCGGCGTCCAACTCGAGGGCGACCTCTCCGCCATGCGCGCGCGGTTCGAAACCGATCAGCTCCGTCACCGGGTCGAAGCGATCGAGGCGCTCAACATCGACGAGCACCGGCTGCTGGAGCTGTTCATCGCGCAGAACCCGAACAACGCCGCCGAGGCCATCAATCTGCTCAACCAGAAGGATCAGGCCCGTCTCCAGCGCGAGGACCTGCAGAACGAGGCGATGCTCAAGAGGTTCGAGTTCCTGATCGCCAACAACCTGCTCAACGGAGCGCAACGGACCTGGATCATCGGCATACTCACGAACCAGGTCGCACCGGGCGGGACCCCGGCGATCACCGTTGGCGGGCCTCATTCGGGCGCCGGCCGGGCGGCTCTGCCCGCGGGCAACGGCGGCGCACCGTCGGCGTCTCCGGTCGTGACCGGCCCGGCGATCCGGCAACAGCCCGCCGCCTCCGCTCCGGCCTCCGATCGCGAACGCGGCGTCATCCGGCTCGGCCCGCCCGCCGTGCCCACCCAAGCCGCTCCGCCGCCGCAGTCCGCCCCGCCCGCCCCGCAGCCCGCGCCCACCCCACAGCCGGCCCACTCGCCGCAACCGGCTCGGCGGCCGGCGACCCGGCCCGCGGCGCGACCGTCCACGGAGACCCCGTCCACGCGGATGCGGCTGCCCCGGTCACCGGAACCGCTGAGCCCAGAGCCGGCTCCGGCTCCGGCAATGCCCGAGGCCGGCACCGGCGGTTCGGTTCACCCGATCTACCTGGTCCTCGACCGGTCGGCCGCGGCCGCGCCCTGGGCTGCCCAGTCGGACGCGGGCCTCGCCGGGCTCGTCCAGCAGCTCGGCGCACAGCACCGGGGCTCCGCCGGGGTCCACCTGTCGGTCATCGGTTTCGGCGACACCGCCCGAATTCTCTCCCCGCTCGGTCCGGTCACACCCGGAACCACCCTGCCGGACCCGGGCTACGGCGGCACAGCGGACTTCGCAGCGGTCTTCGACAGCCTCCTACAGCGCGTCCCCCTCGACGTGAGCGGGCTCAAGCAGGCGGGATACCGGGTGAACCGGCCGATCGTGTTCTTCCTCAGCGCCTCCCCGCCGGGCAGCGACCCGGCCTGGACGTCGGTTCGCGACCGGCTCGCCGACCGGAATGTGCTGCCGGCCGCGCCGACGATGGTGGCCTGCGGGGTGGCGGGGGTCAGCCCCGACGCGATCCGCACCGTGGCCACGCGCCCCGAGTTCGGTTTCGTCGCCGACGCGCAGATCGACCCCGCCACCGCGGTCACCGCGTTCTGGCAGTCGGTCACGACCAGCCTGGTGTCGTTCGCCACGGCCCTCGCCCGCGGGGAGTCGGCGCTGGCCGTCGCTCCACCGGAGGGTTTCCGGATCGTGGGCGACGAGGTCTGA
- a CDS encoding serine/threonine-protein kinase: MTSRLRPEDPRHLGRYELISRLGEGGMGAVFLGRDPQGTLVAVKVIKAEYARDESFRARFRSEVNRAREVPAFCTAEVLDADPDHETPYLVVEYVDGPSLAEVIRDQGPLRGGSLHSVAVGVASALVAIHSAGIVHRDLKPANVLFALGAPKVIDFGIAKAVEATSHHTRAQEMVGTLSYMSPERFDAGADQNLTPAADIFAWGAVVAYAATGHNPFAADSPMATAGRILTQPPNLTGLPPALATIVARALAKDPAHRPTARELLLELTAGPDNGPTVPIEMRADTHTERAGHPRPRVIAAAAVAVLLTLGGAWAGTRLGQSGHPSGSAPPSSAALSPAPTPAATAVLSAKGLFDPLTTAGLWNTFAGGDGSTCRFDGGLVVRTDSEVTCDSGPDRAFKGDIHVEVQAELSSEACAVIEFRYSAAGYDGYSALVCATHVSIQFQNDGKVDHADIRNSDDGNLPELDIEDNGPHSIKLDVAGDNAKISVDGKRVLTSDLSLAGSSGARHTSGRVTFGAIVFGGPEIKVTFRDARIAVG; this comes from the coding sequence GTGACTTCTCGCCTGCGCCCCGAGGACCCTCGACACCTGGGCCGGTACGAGCTGATCAGCCGCCTCGGCGAAGGCGGCATGGGAGCGGTCTTCCTGGGGCGTGATCCGCAGGGGACGCTGGTCGCCGTCAAGGTGATCAAAGCCGAGTACGCCCGTGACGAGAGTTTCCGGGCCCGGTTCCGCAGCGAGGTCAACCGGGCCCGCGAGGTGCCCGCGTTCTGCACCGCCGAAGTCCTGGACGCCGACCCCGACCACGAGACGCCCTACCTGGTCGTCGAATACGTGGACGGGCCCAGCCTGGCCGAGGTGATCCGCGATCAGGGGCCGCTGCGGGGTGGCAGCCTGCACAGTGTCGCGGTCGGGGTGGCGTCCGCGCTGGTGGCGATCCACAGCGCGGGCATCGTGCACCGCGACCTGAAACCCGCGAACGTGCTGTTCGCCCTCGGCGCGCCGAAGGTGATCGACTTCGGGATCGCCAAGGCCGTCGAGGCGACCAGCCATCACACCCGCGCGCAGGAGATGGTCGGCACCCTGTCGTACATGTCGCCGGAGAGGTTCGACGCGGGCGCCGATCAGAATCTGACACCGGCCGCCGACATCTTCGCCTGGGGGGCCGTCGTCGCCTACGCCGCCACCGGCCACAACCCGTTCGCCGCGGACAGCCCGATGGCCACCGCTGGCCGCATCCTCACCCAGCCGCCGAACCTGACCGGTCTGCCGCCGGCCCTGGCAACCATCGTGGCCCGGGCCCTGGCCAAGGACCCCGCCCACCGGCCGACCGCCCGCGAACTGCTCCTGGAACTGACCGCCGGACCGGACAACGGCCCGACGGTCCCGATCGAGATGCGCGCGGACACCCACACCGAACGGGCCGGTCACCCGCGGCCTCGTGTCATCGCCGCCGCCGCGGTCGCGGTGCTGCTCACGCTCGGTGGCGCCTGGGCGGGCACCCGGCTCGGCCAGAGCGGCCACCCCAGCGGGTCGGCGCCGCCCTCCTCGGCCGCGCTCAGTCCCGCGCCCACACCCGCCGCCACGGCCGTGCTGTCCGCGAAGGGACTGTTCGACCCGCTGACCACGGCGGGACTGTGGAACACATTCGCGGGCGGTGACGGCAGCACCTGCCGGTTCGACGGTGGCCTGGTCGTGCGGACCGATTCCGAGGTGACCTGCGACTCCGGACCGGACCGGGCCTTCAAAGGCGACATACACGTCGAGGTTCAGGCGGAGCTCAGCTCCGAGGCCTGCGCGGTCATCGAGTTCCGTTACAGCGCCGCCGGCTATGACGGCTACTCGGCACTGGTCTGCGCCACCCACGTCTCCATCCAGTTCCAGAACGACGGCAAGGTCGATCACGCGGACATCCGCAACTCCGACGACGGCAACCTCCCCGAACTCGACATCGAGGACAATGGCCCGCACTCGATCAAACTCGACGTGGCCGGGGACAACGCCAAGATCTCAGTGGACGGCAAACGGGTGCTGACCAGCGACCTGTCGCTCGCCGGTTCCTCCGGGGCGCGGCACACCAGCGGCAGAGTCACCTTCGGCGCCATCGTCTTCGGCGGCCCCGAGATCAAGGTCACCTTCCGTGATGCCCGCATCGCGGTCGGCTGA
- a CDS encoding GNAT family protein, with the protein MAEGALLEPGDPAWADALRRVHHDVYHLPSYVTLDARLSGGTPVAFRYDEMGQVFLLPLVLRPVPGTGLRDAVSPYGYPGPVSDVPPSDVGFWSRAVRHMAALLRTHDVITVFTRLHPLLPVPLPALAETGTVVQHGQTVSVDLTLTPDQIWLDTHRTHRNQINKSKRAGVRIVFDDWDLLEPWVETYHSTMRRVNATGFYFFDLDHFQRLRTALGDHVHLAAAVHEGEVLGGNLFFAYRRIMQTHLQSTRDGQIWWADKLLYHEVRQWGQAAGNLVHHIGGGLGGADDSLFRYKAAFAAGRQDFHTWRAVTDPIAVEKLSGTPTPEMMSGRFPPYR; encoded by the coding sequence ATGGCCGAAGGCGCCCTGTTGGAACCCGGCGACCCGGCGTGGGCGGACGCGTTACGGCGCGTCCACCACGATGTCTACCACCTGCCGTCGTACGTGACACTCGACGCGCGCCTCTCCGGAGGCACGCCGGTGGCGTTCCGTTACGACGAGATGGGCCAGGTGTTCCTGCTGCCACTGGTGTTACGGCCGGTGCCGGGAACCGGGCTGCGGGACGCCGTCTCCCCGTACGGCTATCCCGGTCCGGTCAGTGACGTGCCCCCGTCCGACGTGGGGTTCTGGAGCCGGGCCGTCCGGCACATGGCCGCCCTGCTGCGCACCCACGACGTGATCACCGTCTTCACCAGGCTGCATCCGTTGCTGCCGGTCCCGCTCCCGGCCCTCGCCGAGACCGGGACCGTGGTCCAGCACGGGCAGACGGTGTCGGTGGACCTCACCCTCACCCCCGACCAGATCTGGCTGGACACCCATCGCACCCACCGCAACCAGATCAACAAGTCGAAACGCGCCGGGGTGCGGATCGTCTTCGACGACTGGGACCTGCTCGAACCGTGGGTCGAGACCTACCACTCCACCATGCGCCGGGTGAACGCCACCGGCTTCTACTTCTTCGACCTGGACCACTTCCAGCGGCTGCGGACGGCACTCGGCGACCACGTCCACCTGGCGGCGGCCGTGCACGAGGGTGAGGTGCTGGGCGGGAACCTGTTCTTCGCCTACCGCCGGATCATGCAGACCCACCTGCAGTCCACCCGCGACGGTCAGATCTGGTGGGCGGACAAACTGCTCTACCACGAGGTCCGGCAGTGGGGACAGGCCGCGGGCAACCTGGTCCACCACATCGGCGGTGGGCTCGGCGGGGCCGACGACTCGCTGTTCCGGTACAAGGCGGCGTTCGCGGCGGGCCGGCAGGACTTCCACACCTGGCGGGCGGTCACCGATCCGATCGCGGTCGAGAAGCTGTCCGGAACACCGACGCCGGAGATGATGAGCGGCCGGTTCCCGCCTTACCGCTGA
- a CDS encoding MerR family transcriptional regulator produces the protein MRIGDLSAATGASARSLRYYEDQGLLTSERGTGGQRHYPDAAIERVALIKSLLAAGLSSATIKDVLPCVADESARTPWLAGRLAEELSRVETQMEDLRRTRDILAGLVRDYRVDQR, from the coding sequence ATGCGGATCGGGGACCTCAGCGCGGCCACCGGAGCCAGCGCGCGGTCACTGCGTTACTACGAGGATCAAGGGCTTCTGACCAGCGAGCGGGGTACGGGTGGGCAACGGCACTACCCCGACGCGGCGATCGAACGGGTCGCACTGATCAAGTCGCTGCTCGCGGCCGGCCTGTCCAGTGCCACGATCAAGGACGTGCTGCCGTGTGTGGCCGACGAGAGCGCCCGCACTCCGTGGCTGGCCGGCCGGCTCGCCGAGGAACTGTCCCGGGTGGAGACGCAGATGGAGGATCTGCGCCGCACCCGGGACATCCTGGCCGGCCTGGTCCGTGACTACCGGGTGGATCAGCGGTAA
- a CDS encoding nucleotidyl cyclase domain-containing protein, translating into MAQRPFSSLIVFLDIAEFGKRPDSVAAELRESLYKMVGTAISESGLTADEPAIEDRGDGMLILLPRTGPIEVLGRFLHELETEVGHRAKSRTPEYRMRLRIAVNSGFVWHDGNGWIGAAINHAARLVDSTAVRAVLGDHPAAHIAVIVSDDLHHGVIAQGHAALDAGAYRECRVIDKEVDARAWIRIPTAPAGSPPPAPDTGGPDDRAGHREPEAPASGIGSVRAQNIGNVFGGPVRARDIIGTQNRTAAPRPERTDR; encoded by the coding sequence ATGGCGCAACGCCCGTTCAGTTCGTTGATCGTCTTTTTGGATATCGCGGAGTTCGGAAAGCGCCCGGATTCCGTGGCGGCGGAACTCCGCGAGTCGTTGTACAAGATGGTCGGTACCGCGATCAGCGAGTCCGGCTTGACCGCCGACGAACCGGCGATCGAGGACCGCGGCGACGGCATGCTGATCCTGCTGCCCCGTACCGGCCCGATCGAGGTCCTCGGCCGTTTCCTTCACGAATTGGAGACCGAGGTGGGACATCGGGCGAAGTCCCGCACGCCCGAGTACCGGATGCGTCTGCGGATCGCCGTCAACTCCGGCTTCGTCTGGCACGACGGCAACGGCTGGATCGGCGCCGCGATCAACCACGCGGCGAGGCTGGTGGACTCCACCGCGGTCCGTGCCGTCCTCGGCGACCACCCGGCCGCGCACATCGCGGTGATCGTCTCGGACGATCTCCATCACGGGGTGATCGCCCAGGGACACGCCGCGCTCGACGCCGGCGCCTATCGCGAGTGCCGCGTGATCGACAAGGAGGTCGACGCGCGGGCCTGGATCCGGATCCCCACCGCGCCGGCGGGCAGCCCACCACCGGCGCCGGACACCGGGGGCCCTGACGACCGGGCCGGCCACCGCGAGCCCGAGGCCCCGGCGAGCGGCATCGGGTCGGTGCGGGCCCAGAACATCGGCAACGTCTTCGGCGGGCCGGTCCGGGCCCGGGACATCATCGGCACCCAGAACCGGACAGCCGCACCCCGGCCCGAGCGGACCGACCGATGA
- a CDS encoding serine/threonine-protein kinase, with translation MTSPLRPEDPRYLGRYELISRLGEGGMGAVFLGRGPAGTLVAVKVIKAEHARDENFRARFRSEVNRAREVPAFCTAEVLDADPDHETPYLVVEYVDGPSLADVLRDHGPLRGGRLHSFAVGVASALVAIHSAGIIHRDLKPANVLFALGSPKVIDFGIAKAVEATSHHTRAQEVVGTLSYMAPERLAPATGQELTPAADIFAWGAVVAYAATGHNPFAADNPMATAARILTRSPDLSGLPPALAAIVARALAKDPAHRPTARELLLELTGGSADSPTDPIEMWTDTPTVRGGRPGPKSRDRRRVAAAAAAVVLLVAGGSWAGTRLGDSHRSSAATGAAPGGSSAPAPAVRLSAKELFDPLTAPALWRPFTDENGATCDFDSGLVIKTTFMAQCDSGPGQVFEGDTHIEVRTEMTVDSETIIWFRLSPTGSDGYLAGVSAENVSLSHVNDGVLDYSEQLNSNLGTLTRLDIEDNGEHLISVDVVGRTAEVAVDGKTILTNDLSLGRAAGPRHTSGRVTFGASGGTGDAVTVTLRDAHVTVP, from the coding sequence GTGACTTCACCGCTGCGCCCCGAGGATCCTCGATACCTGGGCCGGTACGAGCTGATCAGCCGCCTCGGCGAAGGCGGCATGGGAGCGGTCTTCCTCGGTCGCGGCCCGGCCGGGACGCTGGTCGCCGTCAAGGTGATCAAAGCCGAGCACGCCCGTGACGAGAACTTCCGGGCCCGGTTCCGCAGCGAGGTCAACCGGGCCCGCGAGGTGCCCGCGTTCTGCACCGCCGAAGTCCTGGACGCCGACCCCGACCACGAAACGCCCTACCTGGTCGTCGAATACGTGGACGGGCCCAGCCTCGCCGACGTGCTGCGCGACCACGGGCCCCTGCGCGGCGGCCGGCTGCACAGTTTCGCCGTCGGAGTGGCGTCCGCATTGGTGGCCATTCACAGCGCCGGCATCATCCACCGCGACCTGAAACCCGCGAACGTGCTGTTCGCCCTCGGTTCCCCGAAGGTGATCGACTTCGGGATCGCCAAGGCCGTCGAGGCGACCAGCCATCACACCCGCGCGCAGGAGGTGGTCGGCACTCTCTCGTACATGGCCCCGGAGAGACTCGCCCCGGCCACCGGCCAGGAGCTGACTCCGGCTGCCGACATCTTCGCCTGGGGGGCCGTCGTCGCCTACGCCGCCACCGGCCACAACCCGTTCGCCGCGGACAATCCGATGGCCACCGCCGCCCGCATCCTCACCCGGTCACCTGACCTGAGCGGCCTGCCGCCCGCCCTGGCCGCGATCGTGGCCCGCGCCCTGGCCAAGGATCCCGCCCACCGGCCGACCGCCCGCGAACTGCTCCTGGAACTGACCGGCGGCTCCGCCGACAGCCCGACCGACCCGATCGAGATGTGGACAGACACCCCTACCGTCCGGGGCGGCCGACCCGGGCCGAAGAGCCGTGACCGGCGGCGCGTCGCCGCCGCGGCAGCCGCGGTCGTGCTGCTCGTCGCCGGCGGATCCTGGGCCGGCACGCGACTGGGCGACAGCCACCGCAGTTCGGCGGCCACCGGTGCCGCTCCCGGCGGCTCCTCGGCCCCGGCGCCCGCGGTGCGGCTGTCCGCGAAGGAGCTCTTCGACCCGCTGACCGCGCCGGCGCTGTGGCGGCCGTTCACCGACGAGAACGGCGCCACCTGCGATTTCGACTCCGGGCTGGTCATCAAGACCACGTTCATGGCCCAGTGTGACAGCGGTCCCGGTCAGGTCTTCGAGGGCGACACCCACATCGAGGTCCGTACGGAGATGACGGTCGACAGCGAGACGATCATCTGGTTCCGTCTGAGCCCCACGGGCAGCGACGGTTACCTGGCGGGCGTCAGCGCCGAGAACGTCTCCCTGTCCCATGTGAACGACGGCGTGCTGGACTACTCGGAGCAGCTCAACTCGAACCTGGGAACACTGACCAGACTCGACATCGAGGACAACGGCGAGCACCTGATCAGCGTGGACGTGGTCGGGCGCACCGCTGAGGTCGCGGTGGACGGCAAGACGATCCTGACCAACGACCTCTCCCTCGGCCGCGCCGCCGGCCCGCGCCACACCAGCGGCCGGGTCACCTTCGGCGCTTCCGGAGGCACCGGCGACGCCGTCACGGTCACCCTCAGAGACGCCCACGTCACGGTCCCCTGA
- a CDS encoding FAD-dependent monooxygenase gives MRITCVGGGPAGLYFATLAKLANPEHEVTVLERNPSGVTWGWGVVFWDDLLDDLFTYDPVSAQRIWDAAYKWDEYEVRATGKPDTHLAGYGFSMGRHRLLEILGERAAEVGVRVSYSDELTDPADLPPADLIVACDGARSRIREQHAEHFGAEVEIARNKYIWLGTPKVFDTFTFGFEKTEAGWVWFHAYPFNGTTSTFIVECTPATWAALEFGSLSAEAGCARLQSIFAAHLDGSPLVDHRAEVGGTGWLNFRRVTAQRWDHGNVVLMGDSAHTTHFAIGSGTKLALQDAMALADAIAAGDDLPVALERYEHRRKAALAPLQRAARASSAWFERMPEYAELPARRFSYALSNRRGEYPTWRYLLHLSTQSTIPRALLRWTLSARRSSRARRRETTDSVAAARAIPHTA, from the coding sequence ATGCGGATCACCTGCGTCGGCGGCGGTCCCGCCGGCCTCTACTTCGCGACCCTGGCCAAACTCGCCAACCCCGAGCACGAGGTCACCGTGCTGGAACGCAACCCGTCCGGGGTCACCTGGGGCTGGGGTGTGGTGTTCTGGGACGACCTGCTCGACGACCTGTTCACCTACGACCCGGTCAGCGCGCAGCGGATCTGGGACGCCGCGTACAAGTGGGACGAGTACGAGGTCCGCGCCACCGGCAAACCCGACACCCACCTGGCCGGGTACGGCTTCAGCATGGGCCGGCACCGGCTGCTGGAGATCCTCGGCGAACGGGCCGCCGAAGTGGGCGTGCGCGTCAGCTACTCCGACGAGCTGACCGACCCCGCCGACCTGCCGCCGGCCGACCTGATCGTGGCCTGCGACGGGGCGCGCAGCCGGATCCGCGAACAGCACGCCGAACACTTCGGCGCCGAGGTGGAGATCGCCAGGAACAAGTACATCTGGCTGGGCACCCCGAAGGTGTTCGACACGTTCACCTTCGGGTTCGAGAAGACCGAGGCCGGCTGGGTGTGGTTCCACGCCTACCCGTTCAACGGCACCACCAGCACGTTCATCGTCGAATGCACGCCCGCCACCTGGGCGGCCCTGGAGTTCGGTTCGCTCAGCGCCGAAGCCGGCTGCGCCCGCCTGCAGAGCATCTTCGCCGCCCACCTCGACGGCTCCCCGCTCGTCGACCACCGGGCCGAGGTCGGCGGCACCGGCTGGCTCAACTTCCGGCGGGTCACCGCCCAGCGCTGGGACCACGGCAACGTCGTGCTGATGGGGGACTCGGCGCACACCACCCACTTCGCGATCGGGTCCGGCACCAAACTGGCCCTGCAGGACGCGATGGCCCTGGCCGACGCGATCGCCGCCGGGGACGATCTGCCGGTGGCCCTGGAACGGTACGAGCACCGCCGCAAGGCCGCGCTCGCCCCGCTGCAGCGCGCGGCCCGGGCCAGCAGCGCCTGGTTCGAACGGATGCCCGAGTACGCCGAACTGCCGGCCCGGCGGTTCTCCTACGCGCTGTCGAACCGGCGCGGCGAATACCCGACGTGGCGCTACCTGCTGCACCTGTCGACGCAGAGCACCATTCCCCGCGCGCTGCTGCGGTGGACACTGAGCGCGCGCCGGTCCAGCCGGGCCCGGCGCCGAGAGACGACCGATTCCGTGGCGGCGGCGCGGGCGATACCCCATACGGCATGA
- a CDS encoding oxidoreductase translates to MPTLLDSPAVVAGLELPNRLVMAPMTRFRSPGGVPTGEVADYYRRRAENGIGLIITEGTLVGHPTASHETTVPRMTAGAAETGWRQVTDAVHAAGGHIAAQLWHLGSERRPVDGVEAWTPSGAGGHAMTTAEIDVIVEAFAEAARVAARAGFDAVEIHAAHGYLLDEFLWPETNHRTDAFGGSPARRAAFPAEVIRAVRGELPVIVRFSQFKERDHGARIASSAGELEQILTVLADAGADVFHASQRRFWEPAFPGSPRNLAGWAHELTGRPTITVGSVALTRDVTQMSRLLAGLAHGEFDLVALGRILLGNPDWARLLTENRLAEVRDFEKSHEDTYH, encoded by the coding sequence ATGCCCACTCTTCTGGACTCCCCCGCCGTGGTCGCCGGACTCGAACTGCCCAACCGTCTCGTGATGGCGCCGATGACCCGGTTCCGATCACCCGGCGGGGTGCCGACCGGTGAGGTCGCCGACTACTACCGTCGGCGCGCCGAGAACGGGATCGGTCTGATCATCACCGAAGGCACCCTGGTCGGGCACCCCACCGCGAGTCACGAGACCACCGTCCCGCGGATGACCGCGGGCGCCGCCGAGACCGGCTGGCGGCAGGTCACCGACGCGGTGCACGCGGCCGGCGGGCACATCGCCGCCCAGCTCTGGCACCTGGGCAGCGAGCGCCGCCCGGTGGACGGTGTCGAGGCGTGGACTCCGTCCGGTGCCGGCGGGCACGCCATGACCACCGCCGAGATCGACGTGATCGTCGAGGCGTTCGCCGAAGCCGCCCGGGTCGCGGCCCGCGCCGGTTTCGACGCCGTGGAGATCCACGCGGCCCACGGTTACCTGCTGGACGAGTTCCTGTGGCCGGAGACGAACCACCGCACCGACGCCTTCGGCGGTTCCCCGGCCCGCCGGGCGGCGTTCCCGGCCGAGGTGATCCGGGCGGTCCGCGGCGAACTCCCGGTGATCGTCCGGTTCTCCCAGTTCAAGGAACGCGACCACGGTGCGCGGATCGCGTCCTCCGCCGGCGAGCTGGAGCAGATCCTCACGGTGCTGGCCGACGCCGGAGCCGACGTCTTCCACGCCTCCCAGCGCCGATTCTGGGAGCCGGCCTTCCCCGGTTCCCCGCGCAACCTGGCCGGCTGGGCCCACGAACTGACCGGCCGTCCCACGATCACCGTCGGCTCGGTGGCTCTGACCCGCGACGTGACTCAGATGTCCCGGCTGCTCGCCGGCCTGGCCCACGGCGAGTTCGACCTGGTGGCGCTGGGGCGCATCCTGCTCGGCAACCCGGACTGGGCCCGCCTGCTGACCGAGAACCGGCTCGCCGAGGTCCGCGACTTCGAGAAGTCTCACGAGGACACTTACCACTGA